tgaaaaaaagtgtttaacacagtgttgcagtgattattataaatgatttatctgtgcacatcattattttttataaattaatttgcacttgtaatctttaatcaaaaacgttaagctcctctccccctctcaacaacaactcttcaccacatgacgtaagcAACAAAAACGAGgaaggactatactgactgtccaatggccaggcatttttagccatCCTctgcaggcccaacttacaacaaaccaatcaaaaagggaagggcaaaataaagccccgccctacatttttttcctcatttcagaagccgtttcactcagaTATACGTCACAATAccgaaaagaagtcaatcgcaaattccgtttcatggtgactttaagtcCTTATAATGTcagaatgttttatatgcttgATAGTCTACCACTTGTAAATTTGGGGAAAacaatattgtatttttgtattgtatttaagTAACAAGTTATATTTGTAGCAGAAGTGTTTTAACTTTAACAAGATTTGGAACGTTTCAGGAAAAACTGtctattatttaacaaaaacacaacagacaaTCAATGTATGAAACAAACTATTAGAAAAtgtaaagcaaagaaaaaaaaatgaattacacaaacatacactttaaaatcaaataaacaatgtgtcacatatacaaaacaaaattcCTTTCACCAAGATGAATTTATAAATATCTGTATATTTCGAAGGTTTTCAATCTAAATAatttcaaatatgttttattttatattatataatggGGTGTCAAGATTTTTAATACACGATTATAGTGGCCAAAAGAATTCCTGATAAGGTTATTATAACGACAACCCTACCCCGATACAAAATTACCACGATAACCCTAACCCGATACAGTTATTATCACGATAACCCTAACCCAATACGTTACCGCGATAACCCTTGCCCGATACAGTTATGATCACGATAACCCTAACCCAATACAAGATATTACCGCGGTAACCCTTACCCGATACAGTTGTTATCACGATAACCCAATACAAAATTGCCGCGGTAACCCTTACCCAACACAGTTATTATCACGATAACCCTAACCAAATACAATAGATTACTGTGATAACCCTTGTCGATACAGCTATTATCGTGATAAACACAACACGATATACCGCGTTAAACCCAACAGGCGCAGTTATTATCACTACAACGCTAACCCAATAAATTATATTACCGCGATAACCCTAACCCGATAAGATATTATCATGATAACCCCAACTATAGAGGTTTTAGAACGATAAACGTAAaacataattatgttttttaatattatagttATAGTCGATACTGGTCTATTATGACACCTCTATTCTATAatgtttaacaaatatttatttattgtcagactacatactgtactgtgttGCAATAAACATTCGTAAAGTTGTACACAACTATAAAAGGCGAAATAAGGAACGTTTTCTATATGCAGTAACCAATTTGTTGAACTACAGTGACAATAAAGAAAAGAGCTGTCAAAGTCACTTCCAACTAACATCCAAAACAGAAAGCATGATGTCGATTGGCGACTGAAAGACATCAGTCAGAAGACGTCAACATGTCTCAGCTTCCATAAAGCTAATTTCATCTTAACAAGAGGCACTTTTCCCGCTCTTCATGTTAGCAATGGTACATTAGTGCGGCGTGGTAATTACGGCAGTGGTATCTGCATCAAAGGGGGAGAGGTGGAAGACCCTGCAGGCCTTAATCACAGTTTAGTCACGGCTAACACTAATTAAAGACATTCTTACACCCCACCACAGCTAATGCACCACTCTGAATGTTGTTTGCCAGACTGAGAGACTGCAGCTAAGCATAGGTTACCCACAAACAATGTGAAATATATGATCATTATATACAGCGTGTCTACGAGCGCTTGTGAAAATGCTTTCGTAaggagttttttatttaaaagtttttttttacagtgaaatataGATAAAAACGTAACATGGATTTCGTATATAGTTTTTGATTTAACAgagacatttacacattttcagcatgatttaaaggaatagttcaccccgaaatgaaaattttgtcatgatttactcaccctcgggttgttccaaacaaaggaagatatttggaagaatgtcagtaaccagcagatctcatccctcctttactgccatagtagggaaataaatgctatgggagtcaatgggggatgagatctgtttggttactgactttctttcaaatatcttcctttgtgttcagcagaacaaagaaatgtatacgggtttggaacaacccgagggttagtaaatcatgacaaaaaattcacttttgggtgaactatcactttaaagaaatagttttgccaaaaatgaaacatgaaaaatgcatattgactttctttctataGATGAACACaacgtttgtttttataaaaatagaGATTAGCTTGTATGTATATTAAAGGTCACTAAATGTTGAAGCTGATTTTTTTCAGCACACAAGCATGAATGAGTTATCAATGTGTCGCCATGCTTGAATTTTGAACTCTTATGGGATTGTTTTGCTGTCAGTTTTGCTTACTGTTGTGGTTAAGCAAAGAAAGGAAATCAAacacatctgggatggcatgaagTTGAGTAAACAgagagaattttcctttttttatgaactgttcctttaagaatatTCCAAAGAGCATCTTGTGTGCATTGAGGAGGTCTGATTTATTGTACCAAAGAGATGGCGGTCAatgtcaatgtttgttttttctcatCCTAAAACCTATAAAATTTGACCTtctattattttcttaataTAAGAGGTGTATGATGTAACAGCTATTTTGCATAGGAGTGTTTGTGATGGGTTGGGTACCTGAAGAATAAAGCCCTCAGGACAGCCGAGCTGGTCGTACCACAGAGCTTTATACATGACCAACAGCAGCAGACACGCCAGGAAAGCCAGGGTTATCACGATCAATCCAGTCAGCTGGaaaatacagacacacacacccagACTTATATTGATTTAGCTCATTTATGAGAATTATTTTGGGGCATATATATGCCCACAACCATGAACCAATATCTGTAGATAAAGTTTACCAGAAAGCAGACATCCTGccttcattttttctttaaatttgcATTGATGTTGAAATCTCATAAACCTCTTGCACAACTCTGCACAGTGGAATGTTGTAAATTTTGCAAACGTTGAATGTACTGAAGACAGCTTTACCTTGACCTTCTCAGACATCTCATCGTAAAGGTTAATGTTCAGCTTCTTAATGCTCGGCACATACAGCTTCCTCTTCTTCTCCTTCAGCTGATATTCTGTTGTGGTTTTCACAATCACCTAAAGAATGAAGTAAAGAAATCACTATGAAAACAGTCCatacaaaacatgaaatgaCACACATGCTCATTATTTTCACAGATGGAATGGAAGCGTTGGAAAGCATCATTGCAATAACGATATTTGATATTCATGAGTTCAATGAATTTGGATTTCTGTCCTTCAAGGAGAAAATTGATATCTTTAAGGAAAAAATTGGACTCTATTTTTCTTACCTTTATTATAGTTAGCTAACAAAATGCTGGACTGTTGAAAGTGTTGAAAGTCGATGCAAAGCGGCAaataaactacatttaaaaaaatatgtataaatgaacaataatgaatatatttttatgaattcataaacttttaatgtattttaaaatgtgtatgttttgttttgttttattattttagttaacATAACAGTTAAAAACTTCCACCAGGGGGCGCACGGGGCTCAGAAAACCGAATTCATTCAGATCGCATGTAGTTTTGACCTATATTAGATCTACTTTTGAAGCAAACCaaaaaaatagaagaaaaaCTACTTTTGGGAAAGATGAAAACTAATGtcaaatttttaattatttcagatttatttacaatttctttaaaatagcACATTTACCTTCGCTTCTACGAACCAAAATGGGCTCAATTActcacatttaaattaaattcatgATTTATTTTAGAAGATAAGTTCAATGTCTTTAATGTTCATTTTCAGGTACGAAATCAGAGCAGTAAAGCCCAACGTATCACCAGCAAACATGATATTCTTCCACATATTAAAACGCAGAAATGTCCTTATACTATCTTGTGTCATCTTTTAAATGAATCATTACAAATGCAAACTCTTTTCACTTGCCTCCCACCGACCTAAGAATAGACACAAGCCATCTGTGATAGTCCAGACAAGAGCATGTACGTGTGTGCATTTGTAATTCTTTGAGTGACAAAGTGTATCATATTCATCAACGCTGAATATCTTGATGGTGTCACATGAAATCTCTTCTCCGAGCCAGGCCGTCTGCTAGGATCTAACATGGTGGTTTCTACCATGTCTTTGATGGTATCAACGTTACCTCCGGTCTCCAATGACATTCGTTTGCTTAATGAAGCTCTTTGGACGGTAATGAACAACAGAAGGCCACTGCACTCTGTAATATGGATCTATGTGTGGGTTCCAGTCTCTAATGCACGATCAGGACCGTAATTACCTTGTCGGGGAATGACTGCTGTAACTGGTTGACCTCCAGCGGAGTGATGAGGGGGATGTTGTCGAAACCATCCTCGAGCGATGGCTGTCTTTCCACCTTTTCCACCAGGTTACTGCCCAATTTTACCATGTCTGAAACAAGATCAGATCGTTGATGGAGAAAAGAATgcaaaaacacagaagacagtgAAAATAGGATGCAATACCGGTATggtaaatgtacaataaaataattaaccaAATAAAGACTATTCAAtcacatagaaaataaataatgtttctttttacttaaacaaaaatgctttttcattattatgtcaTAATTCTGCATTTTTTGAGGGGTATTCTGTACATATGTAAATATTCTATATGCATCACCATTTTGGTCACCAAAGTCGAATGctgtcattaaagggatagttcacccaaaaatgaaccatcaggttgttccaaacctgtataaatttctttgacccgctaaacacaaaggaagatatttggatgaatgtcagtaaccaatcagatctcatcccccatttactcccatagtagggaaaatacatactattggagtcaatgggggatgagatctgtttggttactgacattcttctaattatctttttctgtgttcagcagaacaaagaaatgcatacatgtTTAGAACAATCTCAGCGTGAGCAAATATgacacttttgggtgaactatccctttaatatataacacatacagtatatactattaATTTACATATGCCATTTTGGTGGGAACCCATCTTGACGTTCATCACAAGGATCTTATATATTCTCCTTTAGGGAATTGGAAGTAAGGATGGAAGATCCTGTTGATGTCACAGTAGCATCATTCACAGGAGAGGTTTTGTATTTCTTATATTCCGCCATCTGTTCTTGAGCGATGTTTTCTATTATAAGCTTatatgctttcctgtagctcagtggttggaGCATGGCGTTaccaacaccaaggtcatgggttcgatcccagggattgcacatacttagaaacaattGGATAgaagcttctgccaaatgcataaatttaaatgtattaagcATTTCTTAGTCTGTAAACATATTTCCAATTATGCCTCTCTCTGAGGGGTCTCCTGTGATGTtgtttactcagttattgtTAATTTCTCTCAGTGTCATTATGACTCAGTGCACACGTCTGTGCCTGTTAATTCACAGATGCACACTCACTGGTGTTTCAGTCATTAGTTGACTGAAGAAAATAtttcatctatctatctatctatctatctatctatctatctatctatctatctatctatctatctgacgaagtgtttatttaataataatttcatttaTTCTCTAGCCTATAGGATGATCATTGCAATGTATGAAATCAAACCGAATTTGATCAGCTATCGATGCAAATTATACTTATCAACCAAACAACGTCTTGATCGATTCATAGACAGTGTATCATGGGAAAATTCAAGCATTGAAACCTTTCATTTGGACTACAGCACACGCCCCATGTTGACATATCAAACCTATGGACAGCATTACGCTTTCCTAATGAAGCATTATTACACAACAGCTGCATTACGTCAACGTCAAAAACGCGTATCATTTTCTTGCATTAATAGATTTACCAAAAATGTCCTGACTATATAAAAAGCGTTTCTAGCGTTTAACCAACAGCTTTTAAAGCGTTTCTCCAATCGCGGTGAGCCGCTGCCCAGAGGT
This sequence is a window from Triplophysa rosa linkage group LG4, Trosa_1v2, whole genome shotgun sequence. Protein-coding genes within it:
- the caly gene encoding calcyon neuron-specific vesicular protein, translating into MVKLGSNLVEKVERQPSLEDGFDNIPLITPLEVNQLQQSFPDKVIVKTTTEYQLKEKKRKLYVPSIKKLNINLYDEMSEKVKLTGLIVITLAFLACLLLLVMYKALWYDQLGCPEGFILQHRHCTPAALEMYYPDQVSRGSLYTAMTHLNQAKRNIPEISSPWLPLISALKEGQRAKGEGNHS